A section of the Vespa velutina chromosome 6, iVesVel2.1, whole genome shotgun sequence genome encodes:
- the LOC124949754 gene encoding uncharacterized protein LOC124949754, with protein sequence MTAYANFQQYDLMDSEGYGSASSPESNPRVSWPHQEVYPQPPRSRGSSCGSVSSLDSHNHQEYQEIGALNGAFHVTTTATFNFAEFYEGYYKEGYRNDHQTQTMIGNPKERTKIVFRTNDHHQRLEEIYQAPLNSTTTFNNETFPSKQESGYAPKMEHHPTSVVFGNDRCEFSQKQDTFFVAKAYAIAKSNGLTHSGSNDSGPDVGPYGQRPEVLYFGSTCTMQRKDGCATSNQTTIENDQIRYHHQRNESFRNTDYTEHKDKESVQKMKNGTAPGVEVLRRRRLAANARERRRMNSLNDAFDRLRDVVPSLGNDRKLSKFETLQMAQTYIAALYELLQRE encoded by the coding sequence ATGACAGCCTACGCGAACTTTCAGCAATACGATTTAATGGACTCCGAGGGTTATGGATCAGCGAGTAGTCCTGAATCGAATCCGCGAGTCTCTTGGCCTCATCAAGAGGTTTATCCTCAGCCACCAAGATCACGAGGCAGTAGTTGTGGTAGCGTTAGCTCGTTGGACAGTCACAATCATCAGGAATATCAAGAGATCGGTGCTTTGAATGGTGCTTTTCACGTTACCACTACGGCAACCTTTAATTTCGCTGAATTTTATGAAGGTTATTACAAGGAAGGTTATAGAAACGATCATCAAACGCAAACTATGATAGGAAATCCAAAGGAACGTACGAAGATCGTATTCAGAACGAACGATCATCATCAACGTCTCGAAGAAATCTATCAGGCTCCTTTGAACAGTACAACGACATTTAACAACGAAACGTTCCCGAGCAAACAGGAATCCGGTTACGCGCCAAAAATGGAACATCATCCCACGAGCGTTGTCTTTGGGAACGACAGGTGCGAGTTCTCGCAAAAGCAGGATACTTTTTTTGTTGCAAAGGCCTATGCTATTGCAAAAAGTAACGGTCTTACTCACTCCGGAAGTAACGACAGTGGACCAGACGTTGGTCCTTACGGTCAAAGGCCAGAGGTCCTTTACTTTGGTAGTACCTGTACCATGCAGAGAAAGGACGGTTGTGCTACGAGCAATCAGACAACAATCGAAAACGATCAGATTAGGTATCATCATCAAAGGAACGAATCTTTTCGTAATACGGATTATACCGAACATAAGGACAAGGAATCCGTGCAAAAGATGAAGAATGGTACTGCACCGGGTGTCGAAGTGCTTAGGAGAAGAAGATTGGCAGCTAACGccagagagagaaggagaatgaatAGTTTAAACGATGCCTTTGATAGGTTACGTGACGTCGTTCCTAGTTTAGGTAACGATAGGAAACTCAGCAAGTTTGAAACATTACAAATGGCACAGACTTACATAGCTGCGCTCTATGAACTTTTGCAAAGAGAATGA